A single genomic interval of Portunus trituberculatus isolate SZX2019 chromosome 41, ASM1759143v1, whole genome shotgun sequence harbors:
- the LOC123516453 gene encoding uncharacterized protein LOC123516453 isoform X1 produces the protein MLAVREQVRAQGVSAEGADIIVASWTAGTEKQYRPHFRRWSQFCSRWNINSINPNVSDIINFLSDTFHRNVRYESVITARNAISSLGIVVDGCRAGNHSLVIRFMKGVFNLRPPLPRYAATWDVQPVLRQLQSMHPLHTLSLKDLTLKLVMLMALTQAVRLQTLHLLTIKGLCIEQDFIMVPLSGNIKQCRPQFNVHVIKFQAYLKDASFCVYGTLRQYLARTQELRQGMEQESYSLFLSFIKPHKAVTRDTIARWLRKMLDRSGIGTTRFTVGSVRATAASKAKVMAVPINCIMAKAGWTRASNFAKFYDRHVGTTDPFQDAILQ, from the coding sequence ATGCTTGCTGTCAGGGAGCAGGTCCGAGCACAAGGAGTATCTGCAGAGGGTGCGGATATCATCGTGGCCTCATGGACAGCAGGTACAGAGAAGCAGTACCGACCGCATTTCAGAAGATGGTCGCAGTTTTGTAGTAGGTGGAACATCAATTCCATTAATCCCAATGTCAGCGACATAATAAACTTCTTGTCTGATACTTTTCACAGAAATGTGAGGTATGAATCGGTCATTACGGCGAGAAATGCTATCTCTTCTTTAGGCATTGTAGTGGATGGTTGCAGGGCTGGTAACCACTCCTTGGTCATCAGATTTATGAAGGGAGTATTTAACCTGAGACCACCCCTACCTAGGTATGCTGCGACTTGGGACGTCCAGCCTGTTCTAAGGCAGTTGCAATCCATGCACCCGTTGCACACATTGTCTCTTAAGGACTTGACTCTAAAATTAGTTATGTTGATGGCACTGACACAGGCTGTGAGATTACAGACTTTGCACTTATTGACAATTAAGGGTTTATGCATCGAGCAGGATTTCATTATGGTTCCCCTAAGTGGAAACATCAAGCAATGCAGGCCGCAGTTTAATGTGCATGTGATAAAATTTCAAGCTTATCTTAAGGATGCAAGCTTCTGTGTGTATGGAACTTTACGGCAGTATCTTGCCAGAACACAGGAACTTAGACAAGGCATGGAGCAGGAGTCTTATAGTTTATTTCTCAGCTTCATCAAACCACACAAAGCAGTTACTAGAGACACCATTGCTCGGTGGCTCAGGAAGATGTTGGATAGGTCAGGGATAGGTACTACTAGATTTACGGTTGGCAGTGTTCGAGCGACTGCAGCATCCAAGGCCAAGGTTATGGCGGTGCCCATTAATTGTATTATGGCGAAAGCAGGGTGGACAAGGGCAAGTAATTTTGCTAAATTTTATGATAGGCATGTGGGCACAACAGACCCATTTCAGGATGCtatactacaataa
- the LOC123516453 gene encoding uncharacterized protein LOC123516453 isoform X2, producing the protein MVSVDIDDQVAGMVNFLFDNGMQDKDYKAISEDVLTTRPKNCPALAPVECNPQILEALKTDARKADAHLKDVCGGILKAGTILTKSLLALDQVAQESTHLVVEREVNNINGTWALLGHANHKNNLARRFVMKREINQKYSHLCSDKLPMSRLLFGDDVTQSTRQIEESEKLRHKLAAKKTTPVLWRFTSGRSRGFWGRTTHRTYSPRFQPYGLLRGVRSGQQQQQLRPDQESKNARGWGHFRPWR; encoded by the coding sequence ATGGTTTCTGTGGACATTGATGACCAGGTTGCAGGGATGGTCAACTTCTTGTTTGACAATGGCATGCAGGACAAGGACTACAAGGCCATCTCTGAGGATGTGCTTACCACACGACCTAAGAATTGTCCTGCGCTGGCTCCTGTGGAGTGCAACCCACAGATCCTGGAAGCACTGAAAACAGATGCAAGAAAAGCAGATGCTCACCTCAAGGATGTATGTGGGGGCATTCTTAAGGCAGGTACTATTCTTACTAAATCTCTTCTGGCCTTGGATCAGGTTGCACAGGAGTCCACTCACCTTGTCGTGGAGCGGGAGGTGAATAATATTAATGGTACCTGGGCACTTCTTGGCCACGCTAATCATAAGAATAATTTGGCGAGACGGTTTGTGATGAAGAGGGAAATTAACCAAAAATATTCCCACTTGTGTTCAGATAAGTTGCCGATGTCCcgtttactgtttggtgatgatgTGACTCAGTCTACCAGGCAGATTGAGGAATCTGAAAAGCTGCGGCATAAACTAGCAGCCAAGAAAACAACCCCTGTTCTGTGGAGGTTCACAAGTGGCAGGTCCAGAGGCTTCTGGGGGAGGACGACTCACAGGACCTACTCACCTAGGTTCCAGCCCTACGGACTGCTCAGGGGCGTCAGGAGTggccagcagcaacagcagcttcGTCCAGACCAGGAGTCAAAAAACGCCAGGGGCTGGGGTCACTTCAGGCCCTGGCGTTAG